In the Kribbella sp. NBC_00482 genome, one interval contains:
- a CDS encoding N-acetyltransferase, with translation MSWYDALEAGELAVRPSVDAAKRFGVSIDRMSVSASAGTPLAEVLAAVEKSTAEVIVLRYPARETTWFAALADGPRQALLADAVTGWALPVGKGRRPAPLAGFTAQFEPEVDDEMVDDLVADVFGDSGNHYCSNPMFDRALALAGRQEWARRRIGAAGAVVLRGPDRRVLALAAVDEQRSWTEIQLAGVVPAEQGRGRYGHLLAAIEDVCTTRRLVVTAQAHQTGIQRVWSRYGFEPVHNLLTLHLVAAT, from the coding sequence ATGAGTTGGTACGACGCCCTCGAAGCCGGTGAGTTGGCAGTCCGGCCGTCCGTCGACGCAGCGAAGCGGTTCGGGGTCTCCATCGACCGGATGTCGGTGTCCGCCTCCGCCGGTACGCCCCTCGCAGAGGTGCTGGCCGCCGTCGAGAAGTCGACCGCAGAGGTGATCGTGCTGCGCTACCCGGCGCGCGAGACCACCTGGTTCGCCGCGCTGGCCGACGGTCCGCGTCAGGCATTGCTGGCCGATGCCGTCACCGGCTGGGCGCTGCCGGTCGGCAAGGGCCGGCGCCCCGCGCCGCTGGCGGGCTTCACCGCGCAGTTCGAGCCCGAGGTCGACGACGAGATGGTGGACGACCTGGTCGCGGACGTCTTCGGCGACTCCGGCAACCACTACTGCTCCAACCCGATGTTCGACCGGGCACTCGCGCTGGCCGGCCGCCAGGAGTGGGCCCGGCGACGGATCGGCGCGGCGGGCGCCGTCGTACTGCGGGGTCCGGACCGGCGGGTGCTCGCGCTGGCGGCCGTCGACGAGCAGCGGTCGTGGACCGAGATCCAGCTGGCCGGCGTCGTACCGGCCGAGCAGGGTCGCGGCCGGTACGGTCACCTGCTGGCCGCGATCGAGGACGTCTGTACGACGCGACGCCTGGTCGTCACCGCCCAAGCCCATCAGACCGGTATCCAGCGGGTCTGGTCCCGTTACGGGTTCGAGCCTGTGCATAACCTCCTGACCCTCCACCTCGTTGCCGCTACGTAG
- a CDS encoding glycosyltransferase family 2 protein, with translation MTPRLSVVVPFYGVGEYLGDCLESIARQAWTDFEAILVDDGSPDDSAVVAKEFCARDSRFRLIQQDNAGPGPARDAGISEATGEYLAFVDGDDLVSTYGFAALVRTLDRTGSDIAGGNARRFNNSFGVRPSWLHKQPFARVRHATHVTEFPDLVLDRMLWNKVYRRSFWTEYGYTFPPIRYEDYPVALKAHLDAVTVDTITQAVYYWRERESGESITQQKFQLGNIRDRVTSAGMVVDLVEDAVPVVRRRVHAHLAQIDVLTLVSAFGTVPTDDEQALLDLSRELLDRLDPDVLAATHRYDRIQHAALRSGDVELLRRLAVFRNSGGLRGGARAVPRPRRSRQLDYNYPGLGESAVPQALYKLRDQDLTLATSVREVGWVDGKLSVKGTAEIRHLETLRTSTLEVALAVGKTTYPLEVRRYDALDLHGDKTLVGFEVLLDQELLGECTGAPAHFEVRMRSGRRERKGMLGGQGPGSPGWPPGAWIDELNWIQPGPGKYGWFSLRRLTDPCRLTAVEQTADELVLHGRASFDEPELYLSRPVVGGEEEVPLEIDGRDFTARVPIQDILAAANHDDPFGQRTTRVFRMRGPERQQRVLLWTAGDSAVSRVVDDRVVTLTRSTGGYVNLHESPIRTTAVAAVVDGNQLTVSGSEGRDVTFSWRRYKANSDEHLDVTCRRTLTAEGWSAAVDVDALIPVTAVQVSVDPLAALADWILFATPPDGAAHAVQCEPFLCSRLPLAITHGSHALAVRPHAGTLHVEVR, from the coding sequence GTGACGCCGCGGTTGAGCGTGGTGGTGCCCTTCTACGGCGTCGGCGAGTACCTCGGCGACTGCCTGGAATCGATCGCCCGGCAGGCCTGGACCGACTTCGAGGCGATCCTCGTCGACGACGGTTCGCCCGATGACAGCGCTGTCGTCGCGAAGGAGTTCTGTGCCCGGGACTCGCGGTTCCGGTTGATCCAGCAGGACAACGCCGGGCCTGGTCCGGCCCGGGACGCGGGGATCAGTGAGGCGACCGGCGAGTACCTGGCGTTCGTCGACGGCGACGACCTGGTGTCGACCTACGGGTTCGCCGCCCTGGTCCGGACGCTGGACCGCACCGGCTCGGACATCGCCGGCGGTAACGCGCGGCGGTTCAACAACAGCTTCGGCGTACGTCCGTCGTGGCTGCACAAGCAGCCGTTCGCGCGGGTCCGGCATGCCACGCACGTCACCGAGTTCCCCGATCTGGTCCTGGACCGGATGCTCTGGAACAAGGTCTACCGCCGCTCGTTCTGGACCGAGTACGGGTACACGTTCCCCCCGATCCGGTACGAGGACTACCCGGTCGCGCTCAAGGCGCACCTGGACGCGGTGACCGTGGACACGATCACGCAGGCCGTCTACTACTGGCGCGAGCGTGAGTCCGGCGAGTCGATCACGCAGCAGAAGTTCCAGCTCGGCAACATCCGGGATCGCGTGACCTCCGCCGGGATGGTCGTCGACCTCGTAGAGGACGCCGTACCGGTGGTCCGTCGGCGGGTGCACGCGCATCTCGCGCAGATCGACGTACTGACCCTGGTGTCCGCGTTCGGCACCGTCCCGACCGACGACGAGCAGGCTCTGCTGGACCTGTCCCGCGAGCTGCTCGACCGGCTCGACCCGGACGTCCTGGCCGCCACTCACCGGTACGACCGGATCCAGCACGCCGCACTCCGGTCCGGCGACGTGGAGCTGCTTCGGCGGCTCGCCGTCTTCCGGAACTCGGGCGGCCTCCGCGGCGGAGCGCGCGCCGTACCGCGGCCGCGTCGGTCTCGGCAGCTCGACTACAACTACCCGGGGCTGGGCGAGTCCGCCGTACCTCAGGCGCTCTACAAGCTCCGCGACCAGGACCTGACCCTCGCGACGAGCGTGCGCGAGGTGGGTTGGGTTGACGGCAAACTGTCGGTCAAGGGAACCGCGGAGATCCGCCACCTGGAGACGTTGCGTACGTCGACGCTCGAGGTCGCACTGGCCGTCGGCAAGACGACGTACCCGTTGGAAGTACGTCGGTACGACGCGTTGGACCTGCACGGAGACAAGACGCTCGTCGGGTTCGAGGTGCTGCTGGACCAGGAGCTACTCGGTGAGTGCACGGGCGCGCCGGCGCATTTCGAGGTGCGGATGCGGTCGGGCCGGCGGGAGCGGAAGGGCATGCTCGGCGGTCAGGGCCCCGGGAGTCCCGGCTGGCCGCCCGGTGCGTGGATCGACGAGCTGAACTGGATCCAGCCCGGGCCGGGGAAGTACGGATGGTTCTCGCTGCGACGGCTGACGGACCCGTGCCGGTTGACCGCGGTCGAGCAGACGGCCGACGAGCTCGTGCTGCACGGGCGGGCGTCGTTCGACGAGCCGGAGCTGTACCTGAGCCGGCCGGTCGTCGGCGGCGAGGAAGAGGTTCCGTTGGAGATCGACGGGCGTGACTTCACCGCCCGGGTGCCGATCCAGGACATCCTCGCGGCCGCGAACCACGACGACCCCTTCGGCCAGCGGACGACTCGGGTGTTCCGGATGCGCGGGCCCGAGCGCCAGCAGCGTGTCCTGTTGTGGACCGCGGGCGACTCGGCGGTCTCGCGGGTCGTGGACGACCGGGTGGTCACGCTGACCCGTTCAACCGGTGGGTACGTGAACCTGCACGAGTCGCCGATCCGGACGACCGCTGTGGCGGCGGTTGTCGATGGCAACCAGTTGACGGTGAGTGGCTCGGAGGGTCGCGACGTCACGTTCAGCTGGCGGCGGTACAAGGCCAACTCCGACGAGCATCTCGACGTCACATGCCGTCGTACGCTCACCGCCGAAGGCTGGTCCGCGGCGGTCGACGTGGACGCTTTGATCCCGGTGACCGCTGTGCAGGTCTCGGTCGATCCGCTGGCCGCGTTGGCCGACTGGATCCTGTTCGCCACCCCTCCTGACGGTGCGGCCCACGCCGTACAGTGCGAGCCGTTCCTGTGCAGCCGGTTGCCATTGGCAATTACTCACGGGTCGCACGCGCTCGCTGTTCGACCCCATGCCGGCACTCTGCACGTCGAGGTGCGCTGA